Proteins from a genomic interval of Schistocerca piceifrons isolate TAMUIC-IGC-003096 chromosome 3, iqSchPice1.1, whole genome shotgun sequence:
- the LOC124788763 gene encoding NADH-quinone oxidoreductase subunit I 2-like, translating to MFAVRMVVVLAACAVARAGVVPAAPVVAAAPAAALAYSRAVPYNVPPYAAAVNVQTRALAAPLVAAAAPIAAPLAAAPVAAPLAAAPVAAPLAAAPFAYAAPAALSVHPPAFARYAAPFLI from the exons ATGTTCGCAGTCAGGATG GTAGTGGTTCTGGCGGCGTGCGCCGTGGCCCGCGCCGGCGTGGTCCCCGCCGCCCCCGTGGTGGCTGCCGCCCCCGCGGCGGCGCTGGCCTACTCGCGCGCCGTGCCCTACAACGTGCCGCCGTACGCAGCCGCAGTCAACGTGCAGACGCGCGCCCTGGCCGCGCCTCTCGTCGCCGCTGCCGCCCCCATCGCCGCCCCCCTGGCCGCTGCCCCCGTCGCCGCTCCCCTGGCTGCCGCCCCGGTGGCTGCACCCCTCGCAGCGGCACCCttcgcctacgccgcccccgccgcgcTGTCGGTGCACCCACCGGCGTTCGCGCGCTACGCCGCCCCCTTCCTGATCTAG